From Calidithermus timidus DSM 17022, a single genomic window includes:
- a CDS encoding S41 family peptidase: MRLRALILAALLALGTGLTHPAGDLLQEALRLLETHYFGYAQPDFKVLGERYGRELERLCASNLECGFEVGRSVVARLVRDIGDGHTYFLSPERYKQSLDRFAGRVDPTPIYGISMVGFFDGRVLIGDVRPQSAADVAGVRPFDRVVAVGGESLKSLEDFRNRINTDQPVRLSLLRGVQGAEQRLELTLRRQPYSLPVLPLLYAPSDAPQGVFVLRIPDFAAYKQVGPRVHALVREAEGKGAKAIVVDLRGNSGGEETECESAPGAFVDAFSFEMRSKTATVPFGYADGAVLGNDPKDPNPPYRLEQPARFGGKVAVLIDGSTASCGEIMAYVLKEFGQVPLIGQRTAGVMNTATEFWPLPDGSAIAITYVRTLKAGGEPLPEFVTPDVEMPYEPEVIARTGRDPMLEKALEVLGVK, from the coding sequence ATGCGCCTGCGTGCCCTGATCCTCGCAGCCTTGCTGGCGCTGGGCACGGGCCTTACCCACCCCGCCGGCGATCTGCTGCAAGAAGCCCTGAGGCTGCTCGAGACCCACTACTTCGGCTACGCCCAGCCCGATTTCAAGGTCCTGGGGGAGCGCTATGGGCGCGAGCTCGAGCGGCTGTGTGCCTCGAACCTCGAGTGCGGCTTCGAGGTTGGGCGCAGCGTGGTCGCACGGCTGGTGCGCGACATCGGCGATGGGCACACCTATTTCCTCAGCCCCGAGCGTTACAAGCAGAGCCTCGATCGCTTCGCGGGCCGGGTTGACCCTACGCCCATCTACGGCATCAGCATGGTCGGCTTCTTCGATGGGCGTGTTCTGATTGGCGACGTGAGGCCCCAGAGCGCTGCCGACGTGGCGGGGGTCAGGCCCTTCGATCGGGTCGTGGCGGTGGGTGGCGAGAGCCTGAAGAGCCTCGAGGACTTCCGCAACCGCATCAACACCGATCAGCCGGTGCGCCTGAGCCTGCTGCGCGGGGTCCAGGGTGCCGAGCAGCGCTTGGAACTGACCTTGCGCCGCCAGCCCTACAGCTTACCGGTACTGCCCCTTCTCTACGCTCCCAGCGATGCGCCCCAGGGGGTCTTCGTGCTGCGCATCCCCGATTTCGCCGCCTACAAGCAGGTAGGGCCCAGGGTTCACGCCCTGGTGCGCGAGGCTGAGGGCAAGGGGGCCAAGGCCATCGTGGTCGACCTGCGGGGCAACTCCGGCGGCGAGGAGACCGAATGCGAGAGCGCACCCGGCGCCTTTGTGGATGCTTTCAGCTTCGAGATGCGCAGCAAGACCGCCACGGTGCCCTTCGGCTACGCCGACGGCGCGGTGCTGGGCAACGATCCCAAGGACCCCAACCCCCCCTACCGCCTCGAGCAGCCCGCCCGCTTCGGCGGCAAGGTCGCGGTGCTCATCGACGGCTCCACCGCTTCGTGTGGCGAGATCATGGCCTACGTGCTCAAGGAGTTCGGCCAGGTGCCCCTCATCGGCCAGCGCACCGCAGGGGTGATGAACACCGCCACCGAGTTCTGGCCTCTCCCCGACGGCTCCGCCATCGCCATCACCTACGTACGCACCCTCAAAGCCGGCGGTGAGCCGCTCCCTGAGTTCGTCACCCCCGACGTCGAGATGCCCTACGAGCCCGAGGTCATCGCCCGCACCGGGCGCGACCCTATGCTGGAGAAGGCGCTCGAGGTGCTGGGGGTGAAGTAA
- a CDS encoding dipeptidase, protein MIVDAHLDLAHNVLDLGRDLTLPLAELRERDGHKDIPVVTLPALREGGVGLCFATLWADPKKHTDPEAAHAAARAQLEVYRRWEDAGLVRIIRNTDDLRSHQQRWPTDRVPGLLILIEGGECIREPGEVGFWKTEGVRLVGPAWNRTRYCGGTREPGGLTPLGVELLHALDETGLALDFAHMDEQAFWESLEVFHGPVCATHANPRSLLGGADTPFANRHLSDAMISAIGERDGMVGVVLFNFFLEHTWSRGMQRLSLHTVQKHLYHVAGLIGWDRVGLGSDFDGGFGMNENPEGLDQPGDLAKIGDLVPAEAREGVLGSNWLRWLERWL, encoded by the coding sequence ATGATCGTCGATGCCCACCTCGATCTCGCCCACAACGTCTTGGACCTTGGCCGCGACCTGACGCTACCCCTGGCCGAATTGCGTGAGCGCGACGGTCATAAGGACATCCCCGTAGTGACGCTCCCTGCCCTGCGCGAGGGCGGTGTAGGGCTGTGCTTCGCCACGCTGTGGGCAGACCCCAAGAAGCACACCGATCCTGAGGCGGCTCATGCGGCAGCCCGCGCTCAGCTCGAGGTTTACCGGCGTTGGGAGGATGCGGGCCTGGTGCGGATCATCCGCAATACCGACGATCTGCGCTCCCACCAGCAGCGCTGGCCCACCGACCGCGTCCCGGGGCTGCTGATCCTCATCGAGGGCGGGGAGTGCATCCGCGAGCCCGGCGAGGTGGGCTTCTGGAAGACCGAAGGCGTGCGACTCGTGGGCCCGGCCTGGAACCGCACGCGCTACTGTGGCGGCACCCGTGAGCCCGGCGGTCTCACCCCCCTTGGAGTCGAGTTGCTGCACGCCCTGGACGAGACCGGGCTGGCGCTGGACTTCGCCCACATGGACGAGCAGGCCTTCTGGGAGAGCTTAGAGGTTTTCCACGGCCCCGTCTGCGCCACCCACGCCAACCCCCGCAGCCTGCTGGGCGGCGCCGACACTCCCTTCGCCAACCGCCACCTCTCCGACGCGATGATCTCAGCCATCGGGGAGCGGGATGGGATGGTGGGGGTAGTGCTGTTCAACTTCTTCCTCGAGCACACCTGGAGCCGGGGCATGCAGCGGCTAAGCCTGCACACCGTGCAGAAGCACCTCTACCACGTCGCTGGTCTCATCGGCTGGGACAGGGTGGGCCTGGGCTCGGATTTCGACGGCGGCTTCGGCATGAACGAAAACCCCGAAGGCCTGGATCAGCCAGGCGATCTCGCTAAAATCGGCGACCTGGTGCCAGCAGAAGCCCGCGAGGGGGTGCTGGGGAGCAATTGGCTCAGGTGGCTCGAGAGATGGCTATAG
- the hisA gene encoding 1-(5-phosphoribosyl)-5-[(5-phosphoribosylamino)methylideneamino]imidazole-4-carboxamide isomerase, with protein sequence MLVIPAVDIQQGRAVRLFEGKPELETVYFEDPLEAALHWQAQGARLLHLVDLDAATGRGENRAAIRRIAERLGVPFEVGGGVRSLGAAQELLELGAERVVVGTVAVKQPEVFMAMLEALGPERVVVSLDARGLEVVVSGWAEGTAQDVRELARRMHQSGVRALIYTDVRRDGTLQGLDLETIARVREAWPAFLIAGGGIASDADLEGLQRLGVEGAITGKALYEGRIDLSRWV encoded by the coding sequence GTGTTGGTGATCCCTGCGGTAGATATCCAACAAGGCCGCGCCGTGCGGCTGTTTGAAGGTAAGCCCGAGCTCGAGACCGTCTACTTCGAAGACCCCCTGGAGGCTGCCCTGCACTGGCAGGCCCAGGGGGCCAGATTATTGCACCTCGTAGACCTTGATGCGGCCACGGGACGCGGGGAGAACCGCGCAGCGATCCGCCGCATCGCCGAGCGGCTGGGGGTGCCCTTCGAGGTGGGGGGTGGGGTGCGGAGCTTAGGGGCGGCCCAGGAGCTGCTCGAGCTGGGCGCGGAGCGGGTGGTGGTGGGCACGGTGGCGGTCAAGCAGCCTGAGGTGTTTATGGCGATGCTCGAGGCTTTAGGCCCTGAGCGGGTGGTAGTCAGCCTGGATGCACGGGGACTGGAGGTGGTGGTGTCGGGCTGGGCCGAGGGCACCGCACAGGACGTGCGCGAGCTGGCCCGCCGGATGCACCAGTCGGGCGTGCGGGCCCTCATCTACACCGACGTGCGCCGCGACGGTACCTTGCAGGGGCTCGACCTCGAGACCATTGCCAGGGTGCGCGAGGCCTGGCCCGCTTTTCTCATTGCCGGGGGTGGAATCGCCTCCGACGCCGACCTCGAGGGCCTGCAGCGCCTAGGGGTAGAGGGGGCCATCACCGGCAAAGCCCTTTACGAGGGTCGGATTGACCTGAGCCGGTGGGTATGA
- a CDS encoding HD domain-containing phosphohydrolase, translating into MSSASAYTALLKTLQALAGQREKELWPSLLRSAVEVVPGAEGGAIIARHEHCYRVIAVHNYPPQALGLNFSEASIIAWHGNEEACRRGEPRIANGVTLKKLMGAALEQPNTRAAKAALHHEHLQSIRASLFLPLPIGHEVAAYIQLDNRSREDAFTSESLEAIRLYALQATTLLAAQNQRSALEARLREFEIIEGLTQTLNRASRQEEIMALLVQEISRLMSSPHVHVLLYDPESDWLESAGWLGLFERHAHVRVPRGMGLSWASLEHKRVLRVENAPRDPRNFNPGPPSPPHAQLTAPMFDVNGEPLGVLHSARDLPANYTPFEERLLGLIANVAATALERSRKSAHLERQLRESRGLLHTVTALAVGSSDQAWSELLRCAVEMVPGAEGGSIFVREGKAYRLVAQMGYDDRLLGAKVMMPIHRYWHPQPHAWLAGEPRIAKQDFLRQAVGFQDQFMDVASARLFEQWGRLKEIRCSLCLPVVLAGEVQGFINLDNFSNEQALDERSIRAARNYALQITALLAARREREEREAAYEGALRAIGVALEARDLETAGHTDRVARLAELLGQELGLDPSELRELRWGAYLHDLGKLTVPDSILAKPTGLDSEQRQVMQSHTTLGYRLTRHLPFLPETARLVVLHHHERWDGTGYPSGLKGQDIPLAARIFAVCDVFDALVSPRPYKEAWSIEQALAEVRSGAGSQFDPAVVAAFDRVVQKYPEALRLECLEPEGSHTR; encoded by the coding sequence ATGAGTAGCGCCAGTGCTTACACTGCCCTCTTGAAAACCCTACAGGCGCTGGCCGGGCAACGCGAGAAAGAACTCTGGCCCTCCTTGCTGCGTTCTGCCGTGGAGGTGGTCCCAGGCGCCGAGGGCGGGGCAATCATCGCCCGACACGAGCACTGCTATCGGGTCATCGCCGTCCACAATTACCCGCCACAAGCCCTGGGGTTAAACTTCAGCGAAGCCAGCATCATCGCCTGGCACGGCAACGAGGAAGCCTGTCGACGCGGCGAACCCCGCATCGCCAATGGGGTCACGCTCAAGAAGCTCATGGGCGCAGCCCTCGAGCAGCCCAACACCCGCGCGGCCAAGGCCGCGCTGCACCACGAGCACCTGCAGAGCATCCGCGCCAGCCTCTTCCTGCCCCTGCCCATCGGCCACGAGGTAGCCGCTTACATCCAGCTCGACAACCGTTCGCGGGAAGACGCCTTCACCTCGGAGTCACTCGAGGCCATCCGGCTTTATGCCCTGCAAGCCACCACCCTGCTGGCCGCCCAAAACCAGCGCAGCGCGCTCGAGGCCCGGCTGCGCGAGTTCGAGATCATCGAGGGCCTGACCCAGACCCTCAACCGTGCCAGCCGCCAAGAAGAGATCATGGCCCTGCTGGTACAGGAGATATCGCGCTTGATGAGCTCTCCCCACGTCCACGTGCTGCTGTATGACCCCGAAAGCGACTGGCTCGAGAGCGCCGGATGGCTGGGACTATTCGAGCGCCACGCCCACGTGCGCGTCCCTAGGGGCATGGGCCTGAGCTGGGCTAGCCTCGAGCACAAGCGGGTACTGCGGGTGGAGAACGCCCCCCGCGACCCCCGCAACTTCAACCCCGGCCCCCCCTCCCCCCCTCACGCCCAGCTCACCGCCCCCATGTTCGATGTCAACGGTGAGCCCCTGGGTGTGCTGCACTCCGCCCGCGACCTGCCTGCCAACTATACCCCGTTCGAGGAACGGCTGCTGGGGCTGATCGCCAACGTGGCGGCCACCGCGCTCGAGCGCAGCCGCAAGAGCGCCCACCTCGAGCGTCAGTTACGCGAGAGTCGGGGCCTGCTGCACACCGTAACCGCGTTGGCGGTGGGCTCGAGCGACCAAGCCTGGAGCGAATTGCTGCGCTGCGCAGTGGAGATGGTGCCAGGGGCCGAAGGTGGCAGTATCTTCGTGCGCGAGGGCAAGGCCTACAGGCTCGTGGCCCAGATGGGCTACGACGACCGCCTGCTGGGCGCTAAGGTAATGATGCCCATCCACCGCTATTGGCACCCCCAACCCCACGCCTGGCTCGCCGGCGAACCCCGCATCGCCAAGCAGGATTTCCTGCGCCAGGCAGTGGGATTTCAGGATCAGTTCATGGACGTGGCCTCGGCCAGGCTGTTCGAGCAATGGGGACGCCTGAAGGAAATCCGCTGTAGCCTGTGCCTGCCGGTGGTGCTAGCAGGCGAGGTCCAGGGCTTCATCAACCTCGATAACTTCAGCAACGAGCAAGCCCTCGACGAGCGCTCTATCCGGGCGGCCCGCAATTACGCCCTGCAGATCACCGCGCTGCTAGCGGCCCGACGCGAGCGCGAGGAGCGCGAAGCTGCCTACGAGGGCGCGCTGCGGGCCATCGGGGTGGCCCTCGAGGCCCGCGACCTCGAGACCGCCGGGCACACCGACCGGGTGGCCCGGCTGGCCGAACTGCTGGGCCAGGAATTGGGGCTGGACCCCAGCGAGCTGCGCGAGTTGCGCTGGGGAGCCTATCTGCACGACCTGGGCAAGCTGACCGTGCCCGACAGCATCCTCGCCAAGCCCACCGGGCTCGACAGCGAGCAGCGGCAGGTCATGCAGTCCCACACCACGCTGGGCTACCGCCTCACCCGCCACCTGCCCTTCCTGCCCGAGACCGCACGGCTGGTGGTGCTGCATCACCACGAGCGCTGGGACGGCACCGGCTACCCCTCGGGCCTGAAGGGTCAGGACATCCCCCTGGCGGCCCGCATCTTCGCGGTGTGCGACGTGTTCGACGCTTTGGTCTCACCCCGCCCCTACAAAGAAGCCTGGAGCATTGAGCAGGCCCTGGCCGAAGTGCGCTCCGGCGCGGGCAGCCAGTTCGATCCGGCAGTGGTTGCCGCCTTCGACCGCGTGGTGCAAAAGTACCCCGAGGCCCTGCGGCTCGAGTGCCTCGAGCCGGAAGGGAGCCATACGCGCTGA
- the mgsA gene encoding methylglyoxal synthase: MSKSLALIAHDGKKADMVSFAKDHRELLSRYKLIATGTTGRLLRQKAGLEVEALLSGPMGGDQQIGGRVAEGKVAAVIFLRDPLAAQPHEPDVQALMRVCDVHNVPLASNLAAAEAILAWLQSDLSRDDLEPESV; the protein is encoded by the coding sequence ATGAGCAAGTCTCTGGCCCTGATCGCCCATGACGGCAAGAAGGCCGACATGGTTTCCTTCGCCAAGGACCATCGCGAACTCCTCTCGCGCTACAAGCTCATCGCCACCGGAACCACTGGCAGGCTACTCAGGCAGAAGGCGGGGCTCGAGGTCGAAGCCCTGCTCTCGGGGCCGATGGGCGGTGACCAGCAGATCGGAGGGCGGGTGGCCGAGGGAAAGGTGGCCGCCGTGATCTTCCTGCGCGACCCCTTGGCCGCCCAGCCCCACGAGCCCGATGTGCAGGCCCTCATGCGCGTTTGCGACGTGCATAACGTGCCCTTAGCCAGCAACCTGGCCGCCGCCGAGGCCATCCTGGCCTGGCTACAGAGCGATCTTTCGCGCGATGATCTCGAGCCCGAAAGTGTCTGA